The genomic window CTGATCTAAACCGTATTCTTGAGAAGCATCGATTAACCCGCGAAGGTGTGAAGTGTGTGAGTGAACACCACCATCAGAAACTAATCCTAAAAAGTGTACTTTTTTATTGTTGTCTTTAGCATAGGTAAAAGCATCAATTAAAACTTGCTCTTTTGCTAAAGTTTTGTGTTCTACAGCTAAATTTATTTTGGCTAAATCTTGGTAAACAATTCTTCCTGCGCCAAGATTCATGTGTCCAACTTCGCTATTTCCCATTTGCCCTTCCGGAAGACCAACGTTTAATCCGTCGGTTCTAAGCTGTGCGCTTGGGTAGTTTTTATAAAGACTGTTTATAAAAGGAACATTTGCATTGTCTATTGCAGATACTTTAGGGTCAGGAGATTTTCCCCAACCATCCAAAATCATAAGGATAACTTTTTTGTTCATTGCATTTTTGTTTTCTACAAATATAAGGCATTTCTAAAGTTTGAAACCTGAGAATTGTTACATTTATATTTAATAAAATGAACTACAAAAAAAAATATTGATTTAATTAAAGAAGCCTTTGTTTTTTAAAATTAATTCACGCTAAGCTCTCTTTTCGACTTTATTTTTGACGGCATTCTGGCTGATGAAACATTTTACACTTGTATAAATAGATGTTTTCATGCTTAATAATCATTCTTTTATAGAAATGACAGGTTTAATTTGTTCTGCTTGTTGCCGTTTACTATTCAAAATTTTTACTTTGTTTTTCTTTTTTTAAGAAAACGGTTAAAAAGGTTATGATTTTTAGCGTAAGATAAAATCTTACATAAAAAGCAAATTTGTGTTAATAATGTTAAAATTTAAGCAAAAAAGCCTTGAAAATCAGGCTCATATTTTGCAAGGTATGATTTTTTTATATTTTTGCGATACCCAAATTTTTGTTTAACCTAAAGAAATTCAATGATTTACAAAATTTATCCGTTATTTGTGTTTTTGCTATTGTCTTTTGGAAAAGATTCAAAAAACACAGCAGATCTTAAAAAAAACGCGACTGTAAAGACGATTGCTAAAGTCGAAAAAGTTACAGTAGATTCTAAAATCGAAAGCGTTTATAATTCATTAAATTCCAACAACTTTAAAATGCCTGAGCTTAAAACTTTCTCAGAAGCTTTAAAAGGATTTTATTTGTTGAAAGAAAGAGGCGTGATTAAGAAAAACATCTTAACACTGATTGATTTCAGTTTGTCATCAAACACAAAACGTTTGTGGGTGATTGATTTAACTAGCAATACTATTTTGTTTAATTCTCTTGTAGCTCACGGTAGAAATACTGGTGAAGAGTTTGCTTCAACATTTTCAAACCTTAATTCATCATTTAAAAGCAGTTTAGGTTTTTATGCGACTGGCGAAATTTATCAGGGAAAACATGGTGCTTCTTTGCGTTTAGATGGTTTAGAGAATGGCGTAAATGACAATGCTCGCGAAAGAGGTGTTGTAATGCATGGCGCAGACTACGTTTCTGAATCTTTCATTAGAGATCATAAAAGATTAGGCAGAAGCCAAGGCTGTCCAGCAGTTCCAGTTGAATTGACAAATGAGATTATCGAATTAATAAAAGACAAATCGTGTTTATATATCTACCATCCGTCAAGAAGTTTTGCGATGGAAGAGAGGCTAATTTCTTAATTGCGCATATAAATCCGAATCTAAATCATAAATATCAGCTCTGAAAATGAGCTGATTTTTTTTGCTCCAAGCTGTCCAATACCACTGATATAAAGCGTACTTTTTGGTAATCTTGAAGCTCATTGTTGTTTTGCTCGCAATAATAGTGTCAATTCTGTCTTGCGGCCAGTTCCCGTCAACATCCAATATATGTTGGGCAAGTTCCAGCGGATTTTCGACACGTACGCATCCAGAACTCATAGAACGGTTATTGCGGCCAAAAATATTTCGGTGATTGGTGTCGTGCAGATAAACACTATGATGATTTGGGAATAAAATTTTCATTAAGCCCAAAGAATTGTCATAACCAGGGCTTTGTACATAACGATAGTTGTTTGGTTTGTTTTCATTCCATGCCATAGGAGAAACTACCTTTCCGGCAGTATCGTAAATCGTAATATTCTTATTAGCCAAATAATTTCGGTTTCTTTTCATTGCAGGAACGACATCTTCTTTCAGAATCGTTGGCGGAACAGTCCAAGTCGGATTAAAAACAACCGTTTTTAAGAATGAAGTAATAATAGGTGTTTTTCTTTTGTTTGTTCCTACCACAATATTTCTAACCAAAGTGGTGTCTTTATTTTCAACAACATGTAAGCTGTAATCGGGAATATTGATAATAAAATAATTTTCAGCCAATTCTGACGGATACCATCTCCAACGCTCCAAATTGGCAATTATCTGTTTTTTTCTGTCTTCTTTAGAATAGTTTAAGGCACGAATAGTTCCTGCTCCAATAACTCCGTCTGAAGCTAAACCGTGCCTTTCTTGGAATCTTTTAACGGCTTCAAAAGTTTTGTGGTTGTAAATATTAGAAAGACTGTCTTTTCCTTCCATATCGTTCCAGTACAAAAGCCTTTTTTTAATGTTTGTTAAAGCAGGGTTAGTGTCGTTTAAAACGATTTTATCAGCAGATTCAATAGTTTTTACATTGTCATCTGGAAAAGTGTTAATGATTTCAAGGGCTTTTAGCAGTTCTTTATAGATTTGTGTTTTAGGCTGAATGTTTTCAACAATACTATCTAATTTGTTCTTGTTGAAACCTTTAATTAAAACAGAATTTACATCAAACTCTTTTTCATCCAAATCCCAATTGGTGTACAATTTTTTAGGGTCCAGTTTTCCTTTATATATATGGCTTAGATATTTCTCAAAATTATAAGTCAATAAAATATCATACGTAACCAAGTCTTTATCACTAAGTGAAGCTGCTTTGCTTTCGAATTTTTTTAGTTGGGAAATTTTATAATCTTCCGGATTTAAGCCTAATTCTTCTGATTTTTCTAATTGTGATAAAACAAAAGTTCTCTTTTTAAGATTGCCCCATACGGTTTGATTTTCAGATGCAACGTAAAATTGCTTTAAGGTTTCGCTTTTAAAAGTTCCTATTAATGCGGTGTCAATTTCGACAGTTCTCTCATCAGTAAGTATAATTGCCGGTGCCTTTTTTTTGATATTAGGTGCGGGTTTTGGGCTTTCTTTTTTACAGCCCATTAAAAAGCATATTACTACTAAAGAGTAAAGTATTCTCATTTTATAATTTTTTAAACATCAAATAATGTTCGCCAACATCTTTAATCTCAAATGCTTCGCCTAGTGGCTGATAGTTCATTTTTTGATAAAATCCGACAGCGGCAGTTCTGGCATTAAACCAAATCAAGTCGACTTTGCTATTCTTGCAATAGGCTTCACAATGTCTTACCAAAGCCTCGCCAATTCCTTTTTTCTGATGGGTTTCTAAAACAGCCATCCCTCGAATCTGTGCTTGATTTTGAGCGGCAAATATAGGATTGATTTTTTCAAATAATGAAATAATTCCTGTTAAATTTTCGCCTTCAAATAAGCCGAAATGATGAGTAGATTCTAGATCATCTCCTTCAAAGACGCAACTTTCTATAGGTTTTCCTTTTCTTAAAACAGGTTGACGAACAGCATAAGTCTCTTTTGATGGAATTTCTTTAATTGTAATCATGATTTTTTGAAAAAATATTGCTTTTATAACTTTTTAATTTTAAATAAGTTATAAAAAAATGTTGATTTTTATTGATTTTTTTTGCCCAAAAGCTTGTTTTGAACTGAACTTTCTTTCTATATTTGCACAACCAATGCGAAAGTAGCTCAGTTGGTAGAGCTCCAGCCTTCCAAGCTGGTTGTCGCGAGTTCGAGCCTCGTCTTTCGCTCTAAAAGTAAACACGTTTTACTTATGTGAAAATAAATTTTTTGATTTTTATTTTGTTTTAAAAATTAAATTTTTTAAGTTTGCACCCGATTAATGCGAAAGTAGCTCAGTTGGTAGAGCTCCAGCCTTCCAAGCTGGTTGTCGCGAGTTCGAGCCTCGTCTTTCGCTCTTCAAAAGCCTCAAACATTGTTTGAGGCTTTTTTGTTTTCGTGCTTTTTTGAACCATATAAGTGATGTAAGAAGATATAAGTTTTTTTATTTAGCCTTTTTAAATGAACTTACATCACTTATATGGTTAGAAAAATTATTTCAGATAACTTAAATCGCTTTCAGTTTCTAATTCCTGAGCTTCTTGGTTTTGTTGGAACAAACGAGCGGATAGATCTCCCTTTAAGGTAATTTTTTCTCCTTTAACTTCTAGCCAGCTTCCTTCTCTTAAGCCTAAAACTGGAATTGAATTAAATGCGTGAAATTCTTTAATTCTTGTTTCGCGAGTTTCTCCCATGTGTTTAGATTGTAAATCGGCATCTAGATAATGCGGATTTAAGTTGAAAGGAATTAATCCTAAAGTCTGAAAACTTGGAGGGTAAATAATAGGCATGTCGTTTGTTGTTTGCATTGACAAACCGCAGATATTGCTTCCTGCACTTGATCCTAGATATGGTGTGCCGTTTTTTACGGTTTCAGAAAGCAGCTGCATAATATTGTTTTTATAAAGTTGGGTAACCAATAAAAAAGTATTGCCTCCTCCTGTGAAGATTCCTTCAGCGTTTTTTATTGCGTCCTGCGGGTTTTCAAATTCATGAATTCCTTTGACGCTGATGTTGATTGTGTTAAAAGCTTCTGCGGCTTTTTTTGTATACTCGTCATGCGAAATTCCGCTTGGGCGAGCATAAGGAATAAATAAGATTGTTTTACAATTTTTAAAATGTGTTTTTAAAGTAGGTAAAATATATTCTAAGTAGTTGCCTCCGTGCAAAGTAGAAGTGCTTGCAATGATAATGCTTTTCATGATTTTTAAACTCAAATTTTGTTTGCTAAAGATAATTAAAACTCTGTTTTTCTTTGATTTTTTAATGTTTTAATTAACAAATTTTTACCAAGTTATTAATATTAAATTTGGAACGACTTAGGATATTTTTACCGTTTTAAGAATATTTTTAAATTATTTTATTTTGCTTCAGAAAATTACTTGTTTTTTAATTATTGTGGCGGGGCAGGCTTGCTGGTCACAAAGCCAAGATCGCTCTGTTTTTAGTGGTAAAGTGGTTTCAAATACTTCAGATTTGGAAGGCATACATGTAATCAATGCGCAAACAGAAGAAACTGTGACAACAAATGCTTTGGGATCTTTTTCGATTTCTGCAAAAGCAGATGATGTTCTGGTTTTTTCTTCAATAAGTTTTAAAGAAAAAAGAGTTTTATTGAAACAGGAAGATTTTTCAAATCTCAATTTTGCTGTCAATCTTACTATGATTATGTATCAATTGCAAGAGGTTATTGTAAAGAGATATGATAATATTAATGCTGAAAGTTTGGGAGTAATTCCTATAGGGCAGAAGAAATATACTGCAGCAGAACGTAAACTGCAAACAGCGACTGCCTTGAATGCGACTGCAAATGGGGGGGCAATGGCTGGAGGTTCGATTTCTGCAGATCCGTTACTAAATTTTTTCTCAGGTAGAACGGCTATGCTTAAGAAAGAAGTTGCAGTAGAAAAAAAGGAATTTTTTATGAGGCTTTTGGAAAATATGTTTACTCTGGAGCATTTTGTTGAAAGATTAAAAATCCCAGCAGATTATGTTAAAGGTTTTGAGTATTATGCTGTAGAGAATGAGAAATTTACTGTGATTTTGAATTCTAAAAATAAAACTTCTACGGAGTTTTTGCTTGGAGAGTTGGCTGTAAAGTATAAAGAAATGATTGCTGGTGAAAATAAATAGAGTTATATCGATTGTTGTTTTTCTTTTGGTTCAAATAAGTTTTGGGCAAAAAAGTGATATTAAGCTATTAATAGGGAAGGTGCAGGAGCAATCTACTCCTGTTGAGGGGGTAAATATTATAAACAATGCTACTCAGGCCGCAACAGTTTCGGATTCTGATGGCGGTTTTTCAATTGCGGTTAGAGAAGGAGATGTTTTGGTTTTTTCTGCGGTAAACTTAGATCCGGTTAAACATAGAATCACTGCGGAAGACATGAATACGGGCTTTTTGGTTGTAAAAATGACTGCTAAAGAAGTAGAGTTGAAAGAAGTGGTGGTGAATGAAAATGCAAATATAACTGCCGAAAATTTGGGAATTATTCCATACGGACAAAAAAAATATACGCCTGCTGAGCGAAAGGTTTATACCGCAACTTCAACATCAGTAGATAAGCTTTTAAATGCAATTTCGGGACGAACTGCGATGCTGAAAAAAGAAGTGAATATAGAGAAAAAAGAAGCTCTTTTTAGAAAACTCGAATATCTTTTTGAAGAGAATTATTATACGAATCGATTAAAGATTCCTGTAGATGATATAAGAGGATTTCAATTATTTTGTGTAGATGATACCGATTTTGCTGTATCTTTGAATACTAAAAACAAAACAATGAGTATGTTTTTAATCACAGATCTAGCAAGAAAATATCTAACAATTCTCGAAAATGAAAAATAAATTAGGAGTACTCGTTGTCTGCTTATTTTGTCAATTTGTATTAGGGCAAAACGGTTTTAGGAAACCATTACACGGTCAGGTTATCAATGATTTTTTAGCCATAGAAAGTGGTTATGTAAT from Flavobacterium sp. KACC 22763 includes these protein-coding regions:
- a CDS encoding murein L,D-transpeptidase catalytic domain family protein, with translation MIYKIYPLFVFLLLSFGKDSKNTADLKKNATVKTIAKVEKVTVDSKIESVYNSLNSNNFKMPELKTFSEALKGFYLLKERGVIKKNILTLIDFSLSSNTKRLWVIDLTSNTILFNSLVAHGRNTGEEFASTFSNLNSSFKSSLGFYATGEIYQGKHGASLRLDGLENGVNDNARERGVVMHGADYVSESFIRDHKRLGRSQGCPAVPVELTNEIIELIKDKSCLYIYHPSRSFAMEERLIS
- a CDS encoding L,D-transpeptidase family protein, producing the protein MRILYSLVVICFLMGCKKESPKPAPNIKKKAPAIILTDERTVEIDTALIGTFKSETLKQFYVASENQTVWGNLKKRTFVLSQLEKSEELGLNPEDYKISQLKKFESKAASLSDKDLVTYDILLTYNFEKYLSHIYKGKLDPKKLYTNWDLDEKEFDVNSVLIKGFNKNKLDSIVENIQPKTQIYKELLKALEIINTFPDDNVKTIESADKIVLNDTNPALTNIKKRLLYWNDMEGKDSLSNIYNHKTFEAVKRFQERHGLASDGVIGAGTIRALNYSKEDRKKQIIANLERWRWYPSELAENYFIINIPDYSLHVVENKDTTLVRNIVVGTNKRKTPIITSFLKTVVFNPTWTVPPTILKEDVVPAMKRNRNYLANKNITIYDTAGKVVSPMAWNENKPNNYRYVQSPGYDNSLGLMKILFPNHHSVYLHDTNHRNIFGRNNRSMSSGCVRVENPLELAQHILDVDGNWPQDRIDTIIASKTTMSFKITKKYALYQWYWTAWSKKNQLIFRADIYDLDSDLYAQLRN
- a CDS encoding GNAT family N-acetyltransferase: MITIKEIPSKETYAVRQPVLRKGKPIESCVFEGDDLESTHHFGLFEGENLTGIISLFEKINPIFAAQNQAQIRGMAVLETHQKKGIGEALVRHCEAYCKNSKVDLIWFNARTAAVGFYQKMNYQPLGEAFEIKDVGEHYLMFKKL
- the pepE gene encoding dipeptidase PepE, with the protein product MKSIIIASTSTLHGGNYLEYILPTLKTHFKNCKTILFIPYARPSGISHDEYTKKAAEAFNTINISVKGIHEFENPQDAIKNAEGIFTGGGNTFLLVTQLYKNNIMQLLSETVKNGTPYLGSSAGSNICGLSMQTTNDMPIIYPPSFQTLGLIPFNLNPHYLDADLQSKHMGETRETRIKEFHAFNSIPVLGLREGSWLEVKGEKITLKGDLSARLFQQNQEAQELETESDLSYLK
- a CDS encoding carboxypeptidase-like regulatory domain-containing protein, whose translation is MLQKITCFLIIVAGQACWSQSQDRSVFSGKVVSNTSDLEGIHVINAQTEETVTTNALGSFSISAKADDVLVFSSISFKEKRVLLKQEDFSNLNFAVNLTMIMYQLQEVIVKRYDNINAESLGVIPIGQKKYTAAERKLQTATALNATANGGAMAGGSISADPLLNFFSGRTAMLKKEVAVEKKEFFMRLLENMFTLEHFVERLKIPADYVKGFEYYAVENEKFTVILNSKNKTSTEFLLGELAVKYKEMIAGENK
- a CDS encoding carboxypeptidase-like regulatory domain-containing protein; amino-acid sequence: MKINRVISIVVFLLVQISFGQKSDIKLLIGKVQEQSTPVEGVNIINNATQAATVSDSDGGFSIAVREGDVLVFSAVNLDPVKHRITAEDMNTGFLVVKMTAKEVELKEVVVNENANITAENLGIIPYGQKKYTPAERKVYTATSTSVDKLLNAISGRTAMLKKEVNIEKKEALFRKLEYLFEENYYTNRLKIPVDDIRGFQLFCVDDTDFAVSLNTKNKTMSMFLITDLARKYLTILENEK